One Scomber scombrus chromosome 1, fScoSco1.1, whole genome shotgun sequence DNA segment encodes these proteins:
- the cart3 gene encoding cocaine- and amphetamine-regulated transcript protein-like — protein sequence MQISKLLSGALLCALMLLSSAAGTDVLDAESEEELSPRALRDFYPKGPNLTSEKQLLGALQEVLEKLQAKRLPMWEKKFGQVPTCDVGEQCAVRKGARIGKMCDCPRGAFCNFFLLKCL from the exons ATGCAGATCTCCAAGCTGCTCAGCGGAGCGCTCCTCTGCGCACTGATGCTGCTCTCCAGCGCGGCTGGAACCGACGTATTGGACGCGGAGTCCGAAGAGGAGCTGAGCCCCAGAGCCCTGCGGGACTTTTACCCGAAAGGTCCAAACCTGACCAGCGAGAAGCAGCTG CTTGGTGCTCTCCAAGAAGTTCTTGAAAAGCTGCAGGCTAAACGACTGCCAATGTGGGAAAAGAAATTTGGCCAAGTCCCAACG TGTGATGTCGGGGAGCAGTGCGCAGTGAGGAAAGGTGCACGGATCGGGAAGATGTGCGACTGTCCCCGGGGAGCTTTCTGCAACTTTTTCCTGCTGAAGTGCTTATGA